TTATCCACATGCCTGCAACTAGTGTCACCAGATTTGGTGTGCCCAGCAtggggtgtccccatccccaaacTCTCAGTGAGTGTCCccactccctgtgccctgccatGGGTGCCCCCTGTCCACAgttgctgtccccagcactgggtGTTGCTGTGACCCCACCTACGGTGAGTGTCCACAACACAAGGtatccctgtccttgtccccagcgGTGGATATCCTTGTCCCCCCACTCACAGTGAATGGccctgtcccccatccccagTGAATGTCATTGTCCCCCCTGCCTTATTATGGGGGTCTCCATCACCCCAGCATGTCCCCTGTGCCGTCACCTCACAGCAATGCGCAGTTGTATTTGCTGTAGGTCCCAGATGATTGGAGAGTGATCCATGCCCTCTTCCCATTCTGGGTGACTTTGGTGACCTCAAAGGTTTCGTATGGCGGGATCAGCACCTCACGGTTGCTCAGATAGAAGGAAAAAGCCTGGATGTCCACGCCATGGCATGTTTGAACCTCAAAAATGGTATCTGTTCCATACTTCTGGGCAACCTCTTTGCTCAGAGATGTCGATGTGAATTGACCAAACCGGACCTTCTGACCACGCCGTGCCTGAAACCGGACATCATGCACACCCCGGTACACGTGGCGACACTGCCCATTCTGGGCCTGCCTCAGTTTCACCAGAGCCTGGgtcagcaggaaatgcagcatTTTGAAGTGGAAGTTGTTCCGATATTCCTGGCGGGAGTGTCCAGCTGTACGCACAGCTGCATTGAAATCCTTGTAAATGTCCTTGGTTGAGTAGGCCATGACAGCAACGGCCTGGGCTGGAGATGCCAGAGGGGACACATGGGAGCCCCTCTTGCGCCACTCAGCCTCGGCCTTCCTCCAGGTCTTGGCAAAGAGAGGATTCTTCTGAAACTCAAATTTGTAGAGGGCCGGCAATGCCTTGGTCATGGCAGGGCCGCAGCCCCGGTACTGGTCATCGAAGGAGTCCATGGCCATGTCCATGGGCACCACCTTGAAGGCCAGGGTGGCCACGGCcattgccagcagtgccagggtgtgAGCCAGGAGGGCCATGGCAGTGAGAGGCCACTAGGAGTTGGGTGGGACCCTGGGGGACAAAGAGGGACACACAGAGGGGACAATAAGAGCACACAGGGTTACATAGGAAGTGTTCCTCTATGAGGGTCTGATGAGGGCAAATGGGGTCAGACTGAAGCAGGGCTTAGAGGGGCAGCTCAAGCCAAAAGACCTGAGGACACATCCAGGAAtgctgatcccaaatcctggggtcATTCCAGAACTCCACAGTGTCCCCCAGAACCCCAGGACATCAATCCCACTCCCATGGTCCCATGTCCCCAACCACTGGTTCCCCCTAATGACCCCCAGGAACTTGATCCAAATTCCAAGTTCCCCCAGTAGTGAACTCCTGAATCCCATTTCTGTGACCCTTCAAGTGTTGTGTCTGTGCCCACTAGCCCCACAACCCCACTACCAGTCCCTTGTCACTTCCCGCCTGGTGTCACTCCAGCCCTCTGCCGTTCCCCAGGTCAAATCCTGGCAACAATCCCTGACATCCCCAGGGTCCCCTCAGTGCTTCACCAACTCCCAGTCTGAATCCCAGTTCTGtgtttagccttctgatatcccCCCAATGCTCCCCAGGAACTCATTCCTGCTCCCACACCTCTTTAGACCACTTGTGACACCAGGGCCCTCAGGAACCTCACCCAAATTCCCAAAGCCACTCCCTCACCCACCCCAGCGTCCCCCTCAGCCCTCTCCTACAATACAGTCAAGTTCCCAGTCCCATGATCCTTTCGGTGTCACCCCAGGACCCCAAACCAAATCTGGGGATCAACCCTTGTTTCCACAATGTCATGCTGGAGCTCCCCATGGCCCAGCTCTACAATCCCATGCAACCCCAGTCCcgtgtccctccctcctgcctccccagtgtcccccaccACCTGATACCGAAATCAGCCGGACTGAGCtgcctgatggagctggagGTAGCAGAAAGCCAGAATTTGTGATCAGCTCGGACTCACAGCAGATCTCTCCTGGtcctgcagctcagggggcACATCGCCATGGGGTATTTATCCATCACAATTATAAATATTCATTACAATCAGCTTCTTATCTCATACAGAAACAGCACTTTCTCCAGAAATAATTTGCATGGAACCACCTTTCTCTGGAAGTTCTTTCATTGTACTGGAAGGCCATAAAAATGTGGTCTCTTGGGGGCCATTTTCATTGAGTGCCCCAATATGCCAGATGACCTCACCTGGAATATTTGCTTTGAGCAGATGCTGCTCATTCTGTAACTTCAGCAAGTTACAGGACTTGCCAGAAAAACCTCACTGGAGTTCCCTTTACATATGGGTTTGTCTATGGCCTCCAGTCGTGTTCATCCTTCATCCTCCATCCATTGTCATCCTTTTCATGCTTTTATCAGTCAGTCTTTAAGCTCTATGCAGTGCCTTCAGGGAAACTGAAACTTTCTATTTTGTTTCTATCAACTGAGACTTCAGGTGACCTGTGCAGTGCTTTTCCAAACAACTCAATCAGACACGATTGACTCAGGTCAatgtgggcagcagcagcaaatgttCTCCTCATCCAAGAAATCTGGGAAATCCAATTTGGGACAAAAGTTTGTGGTATACACTCTGCTCATCATAACTGCAAGAAGATGTGGAACAAGGGACAGAGCTCGATATGTTACATAGAGCTCCAGAACTCTCAATGAGAAAAAGAGCAAACATTGGAACTCACTTGCCATCTGCTTTGAGCATTGCTCATGGCCATGGAGCTATATGGGAAGAAGGAAGTCAGTTATCAGCACACCAATCTTTGATTAAATATAAAGAACAAATATTGTTCCTTCTTGATTCCATTCAGCTGCCCAAAGAAGTGGCCGTACTACATTCCAGCGCACACCAGCTTGGGGATTGACAAGTATCTATGGGTAAATAGATTTGTaataaagctgcacaagagGTTCTGCAACAAAGCATCCTGGTGTTAATTCCTGAGAAATGAATTTCAGCCCCAGAGGTGAGGCCTAGATAGAGTTGGGCAGATTGAAAATTGGCTGCTTATCTAAAAGCCCAGTATAAAGAGGGTGGTTACTCCCCGTCACCTCCACGTTTATTCTGCATATCTACATGTTTACATCCTTTTCTTGCTTTTGCCAATCAGGTATTAAACTCTACCCAGCACCTTTAGGGGAACTGAAActttctgttctttctgttATTTCTCACTGCCCCAGTACCCTAATCCTGCACCCACCATCCCACAAGCCCCTGGCCGTCTCCTGTGCTGTCACCCCACAGCAATGGCTCTGTGGCCATGAGCAATGCTTAAAGCAGATGGCAAGTGAGTTCCTATGTTTGTTAATTTTCTCACTTCCAATTTCAGAGCTCTTTGTAACATATCGAGCTCTGCCCCTTGTTCCACATCTCCTTGCAGTTACGATGAGCAGAGTATATACCACAAACTTTTGTCCCAAATTGGATTTCCCAGATTTCTTGGATGAGGAGaacatttgctgctgctgcccaaatTGACCTGAGTCAATCGTGTCTGATTGAGTTGTTTGGAAAAGCACTGCACAGGTCACCTGAAGTCTCAGTTGATAGAAACAAAATAGAAAGTTTCAGTTTCCCTGAAGGCACTGCATAGAGCTTAAAGACTGACTGATAAAAGCATGAAAAGGATGAAAATGGATGGAGGATGAAGGATGAACACGGCTGGAGCCCATGGAAAAACAGGTAAAGAGAACACCAGTGAGGGGTTTTTGGCAACAAAGAATGAGCAGCACCTGTTCAAAGCAAATATTCCAGGTGAGGTCATCTGGCATATTGGGGCACTCAGTGAAAATGGCCCCCAGAGACCACATTTTTATGGCCTTTCAGTGAAATGAAAGAACTTCCAGAGAAAGGTGGAGCCATGCAAATTATTTCTGGAGAAAGTGCTTTTTCTGTATGAGATAAGAAGCTGATTGTAATGAATATTTATAATTGTGGTGGATAAATACCCCATGGCAATGTgccccctgagctgcaggaCCAGGAGAGATCTTCTGTGAGTCCGAGCTGATCACAAATTCTGGCTTTCTGCTACctccagctccatcaggcaGCTCAGTCCGGCCGATTTCGGTATCAGGTAGTgggggaccctggggacacaTGAGGGAGGGACACAGGACTAGGGTTGCAGACTGGGCCATGGGGAGCTCCAGCATGACATTGTGGAAACAAGAGTTGATCCCCAGATTTGGGTTGGGGTCCTGGGGTGACACCAAAAGTGTCACGAGACAGGGAGTGTGACTGAGGTTTAGGAGAGGGCTGAGGGGGGACGCGGGGGTGGGTGAGGGAGTGGCTTTGGGAATTTGGGTGTGGTTCATGAGTGGCCTGAGTCACAAGTGGTCTAAAGAGGTGTGGGAGCAGAAATGAGTTCgtggggagcactggggggaTTTCAGAAGGCCTAACACAGCACTGAGATTCAGACTGGAGAGTGGTGGAGCACTGAGGGGACCCTGGGGATGTCAGGGATTGTTCCCAGGATTTGACCTGGGGAATGGCAGAGACTCTGGGGTGATACTAGGGGGGAAGTGAAATGGGACTGGGAGTTGGGTTGTGGGGTTTGTGGGCAAAGGGATGACACTGGGGGAGGACATAAAAGACGGGTACTGGTGGCACATTTTTGGACTGGGAATAGGGTCATGCAGGACAATGCTGGGGGAACAGAAAATTACCCCAGTATTTGGGTCAAGTTCCTGGGGGTCATTAGGGGGAAACCAGTTGTAGGGGACATGGGACCTTGAGAGTCAGATTGATGTCCTGGGATTCTGAGGGATACTGGAGATTCCAGGAATAATCTCAGGATTTGAGATCAGCATTCCAGGATTTGTCCACAGGTCTTCTGgcctcagctgcccctcaacCATGCTCCAGTTGTAACCCAGTTCCCATCCACAGTCCCTCATAGAGGAACACTTCCCATGTACCCCGGTGCCACCTCAGTGTCTCCTTTGTGTGTCCATCTTTGTCTTCCAGTTTCCCACACTGGTCTTGGTGGACATTCACTGCCATGGTCCCCCTGGCTCACATCCTGTCATTGCTGGCAATGACTGTGGCTGCCACAGCCATCAAGGTGGTGCCCCTGGACATGGCCCAGGACTCCTTCGATGACCAGTACCGGGGCTGCGGCCCTGCCATGACCAAGGCCTTGCCGGCCCTCCACAAATTTGAGTTTCAGAAGAATCCTCTCTTTGCCCAGACCTGGAGGAAGGCCGAGGCTGAGTGGCGCAAGAGGGGTTCCCATGTGTCCCCTCTGGCATCTCCAGGCCAGGCTGTCGCTGTCATGGCCTACACCATGAAGGACATTTACAAGGACTTCAATGCAGCTGTACACGTGGCTGGACGCTCCCACCAGGAATACCGGAACAACTTCCACTTCAAAGCGCTGCATTTTCTGCTGACCCAGGCCCTGGTGACGCTGAGGCAGGCTCAGAACGGGCAGTGTCGCCACGTGTTCCGGGGTGTGCGTAATGTCCGGTTCCAGGCACGGCAAGGCCAGAGGGTCCGGTTTGGTCAATTCACATCAACGTCTCCACGTAAAGAGATTGCTCTGCACTTTGGGACAGACACGATATTCCAAGTGCAGACCTGCCATGGTGCGGACATCCGGCAGTTTTCCATGTATCCAACAGAGGAAGAGGTGCTGATCCCGCCATATGAAACCTTTCAGGTCACCCAAGTCATCTGGGATGGGAAGAGGACATGGATCTGGCTCCGCTCTGTCGGGACCTTCACCAAATACAACTGCGCATTGCTGTGAGGTGACAGCACCGGGGACACCCTGGGGGGATGCGGACACTCACAGTGGGCATGGGGACTCCCATGATAAGGCTCAGAGGACAATGACACTCActggggatgggggacagggGTACAAGGGTACCCACAGTGTGTGGGTGGACAAGGACAACCACAGCTGGAGAGAAACACAGGGATACCCAGTGCAGGGGACACCCACTGACAGTGTGGGGGCAGGTACACCCAGTCCTGGGGACAGCCACTGTTGGCTGGGGTCACACATGACAGGACTCATGGGGTCTGGGGACACTCCCTGCAAACTACGGGGGCACACACTGAGAGTTTGGGGTCAGGGACATCCCATGATGGGGACACCAAATCTGGGGGCACCCGTTGTGGGCATGGAGAAACGAACATCCATGACAGGGCACTGAGATGGGAACCCCTCaactgggaggggacagggacagggatatTCCTGCCAAGAAAGGCTAGGGAAAATGACAGAGACCGAGAtggagacagagacagagacagagacagagacagagacagagacagagacagagacagagacagggaTGTCCCTTACTGACCCTGTCCCTCCATACCAAATGCAGTGCTGTGGGGTTGGGCCCTGTGTGCTGTACATGGGTTGGCCAGGAGCCCCATAACATTCCCTGAACCCCTGTCACCCCCTGCCACCCCTATGGCCCTCCCTGACTCGCCCTAACCCCTGTCACTGCTAAGCCCACCATGAAATCTCTTACACCCCTGGCCCCCATATCCCACAGTCCCCCACACCTTGTGTCCTGTCACCTCATGGCCCCCATCCATCTTGTCACCCCTGACACACCATTATGACTGTTCCTGACCTCCTTACTCCTTTCATGGTCCCCCTGACCcccctctttcttccccagGAGCATCCCCTGGAGCACCCCCAGAGCCTTCTTCCACCTCAGAGAACTCCTCCTcaccccacatccctggaagtttCCACCAGGCTCCCCTGAGCCACAAGGCCAGCAAAGTCACTGAGGTCACTGAGGTCACTGTGGTCACTGTGCTGACTGTGGCAACCATGGCCACCATGGATGCCAAGGTCACTGTCATTGCTGTGGCCACCACAATCAGCAAGATCACCAAGACTCCCATGGAAATAAGACCCCCAAAGTTaccaaggccaccacagccactctgtcccccaTGAGCACTATAAACCACCAGGGCCACTGTGACCACCACGATCACTATAACCGCCACAGCCACTCTGGCCTCCATGCTCACTGTAACCACCAAGGACAATGTGACCACCATGATCACCGGGACCCCCTGAGCCACAAGGATACCACAGCCACTGTGACCACTATGACCACCAAGGCCTTTGTTCAAAGGAATTCTATTAAATAATGCTATCATAACAATTCCATTAAATAAATCTGTCACAGCCGGCCAAAAGTGATTATTTTTAAGCAGGGCTTGATGTCATTCCCCACACCAACACTCATGCGAATGTCTCTTTCTCTCAGCCTCAAGGAGGATCCTAGGGGAGCATCCCCTTCCCAAAAGAGGAACCTCAAAGACATTTCATGTCCAGCAGAAATAGGGGACAGGAATTCCTGTCTGAGAGCGGACTGGACATTCCCCGGGTGAGCTGATGAATGGCCAGGTGCAGCTCTGGTGCTTCAGTATCAGTTGTCAATTcagagttggtgatttgggctGGTTTTAGCCCAATTCAGCACCAAAATCAGCACCAGACCCCTCCCAATGTTGCCCTGATGGCCACAAATGGGGCATTGATTCTTGGTCACATTCCAGGCAGAGCATCCTACCACATCCTGCTGTTCATGGAGACCTTAAAGGCTGGAAATTGGAAGGCTTAAGAGGGCAAGGGCCGGTCCTGTCCCTTTGGGAGGGACAGTCCCTAGTGCCAgtccaggctgggggagacatACTGAAGCAAATCTGGAGAAGGACATGGGGTTGCTGGTGGGTGACCAATGGAGCTGGCTGTGTGGCCTGGGGCCAGGAAGTATCTAGGGGACATCAGGAGGTGTGGAGCCAGGAGGTCAGGAAGTGATtgtgcccctctgccctgcccagggaggcacATCAGGattgctgtgtccagctctgtccagtgccatgtccagttctgggctgctCTGGATCCAATCGTGGTCTCAGGGATAATGTCACATGAGCTGGGAGGTTGGGCCAGGTGCACACTGGGGTTCCTTTCTGTGTGATCCagtctgggatttggggattctggCAGTTGCAGTTCAGGAATTGTCCACAGGAGGGCAGCAGTGAGCGTGGAAATTCATTTGCACTGTGCAGTTCCGGGTGCCAACAGCAGGCGGCAGCACGAGCTGCTAGCACTGCCgagcgcccgccccgccccatTCAGACCCTGGGGGCTCTGCAATGCTTTGGGGTGGAgtgaccttaaagcccatctggtgccagccctgccatgggcaggga
This genomic window from Zonotrichia albicollis isolate bZonAlb1 chromosome 1, bZonAlb1.hap1, whole genome shotgun sequence contains:
- the LOC102068780 gene encoding NAD(P)(+)--arginine ADP-ribosyltransferase 2-like; its protein translation is MVPLAHILSLLAMTVAATAIKVVPLDMAQDSFDDQYRGCGPAMTKALPALHKFEFQKNPLFAQTWRKAEAEWRKRGSHVSPLASPGQAVAVMAYTMKDIYKDFNAAVHVAGRSHQEYRNNFHFKALHFLLTQALVTLRQAQNGQCRHVFRGVRNVRFQARQGQRVRFGQFTSTSPRKEIALHFGTDTIFQVQTCHGADIRQFSMYPTEEEVLIPPYETFQVTQVIWDGKRTWIWLRSVGTFTKYNCALL
- the LOC141728145 gene encoding NAD(P)(+)--arginine ADP-ribosyltransferase 2-like, with the protein product MALLAHTLALLAMAVATLAFKVVPMDMAMDSFDDQYRGCGPAMTKALPALYKFEFQKNPLFAKTWRKAEAEWRKRGSHVSPLASPAQAVAVMAYSTKDIYKDFNAAVRTAGHSRQEYRNNFHFKMLHFLLTQALVKLRQAQNGQCRHVYRGVHDVRFQARRGQKVRFGQFTSTSLSKEVAQKYGTDTIFEVQTCHGVDIQAFSFYLSNREVLIPPYETFEVTKVTQNGKRAWITLQSSGTYSKYNCALL